A single genomic interval of Spirosoma taeanense harbors:
- the rodA gene encoding rod shape-determining protein RodA gives MSSHNDPFSQNIDWLTLVLYLGCVTMGWLNVYAAVYSPEDHTSLFDLSTNAGKQMMWIGTTVLLVICILVINHKFFDSFAYLFYAFMILMLLLVLVAGSNINGSRSWFKFGAFSLQPAEFAKVATALALAKYLDNPGINLTKRKDLMYIGGIIVLPCILILASNETGSTLVFASFAIMLYREGLPGWIPAVGITVAALFVLALIFPKLYIFAGIVVLFGLIVLLMPRYNRTVNNLIAMGLVGVAMMGLVTGVDFFVNKVLQKHQQNRIKVLVDPTIDPLGVGWNVTQAKIAIGSGRLQGKGFLEGTQTKFDFVPEQSTDFIFCTIGEEHGFVGSLVVIALFVGLLSRIVLLAEKQRSKFARVYGYCVAGIIFFHVMVNIGMTIGLMPVIGIPLPFFSYGGSSLWSFSILLFIFLKLDSRRTASMRR, from the coding sequence GTGTCGAGTCACAACGATCCATTTTCTCAAAACATTGACTGGCTGACGCTGGTGCTTTACCTCGGTTGCGTAACAATGGGGTGGCTCAACGTTTATGCCGCCGTATACAGCCCTGAAGACCATACCAGCCTGTTTGACCTGTCGACCAACGCCGGTAAGCAGATGATGTGGATCGGTACAACTGTTTTGCTGGTTATCTGTATTCTGGTTATCAATCACAAGTTTTTTGATTCCTTCGCGTATCTCTTTTACGCTTTTATGATCCTGATGCTGTTACTGGTACTGGTTGCCGGCTCAAACATCAATGGATCGCGGTCGTGGTTTAAATTCGGGGCGTTTTCGCTTCAGCCCGCCGAGTTTGCAAAGGTGGCTACGGCGCTGGCACTGGCCAAGTACCTGGACAATCCCGGTATTAATCTGACCAAGCGGAAAGACCTCATGTACATTGGGGGAATTATCGTGCTGCCCTGTATCCTGATTCTGGCCTCTAACGAAACTGGCTCTACACTGGTGTTTGCATCATTCGCCATCATGCTGTATCGGGAGGGACTTCCGGGCTGGATTCCGGCCGTAGGCATCACTGTTGCAGCCCTGTTCGTGCTGGCGCTGATCTTTCCAAAATTATACATCTTTGCCGGTATCGTCGTGTTGTTTGGGCTCATCGTTCTGTTGATGCCGCGCTATAACCGGACGGTGAACAACCTGATCGCTATGGGACTGGTAGGTGTTGCCATGATGGGGCTGGTGACAGGAGTGGATTTTTTTGTCAACAAAGTCCTGCAGAAGCACCAGCAGAACCGCATTAAAGTACTCGTCGACCCAACTATCGACCCGCTGGGTGTAGGCTGGAACGTAACGCAGGCCAAAATCGCCATTGGCTCGGGACGGCTTCAGGGTAAAGGATTTCTGGAGGGAACCCAGACCAAGTTTGACTTTGTACCGGAGCAAAGCACCGATTTTATCTTCTGCACAATTGGCGAAGAGCATGGCTTCGTGGGTAGTCTGGTGGTCATTGCTCTGTTCGTTGGCCTGCTGTCGCGCATTGTGCTGCTGGCCGAAAAACAACGGAGTAAATTTGCACGGGTATATGGGTACTGCGTGGCCGGAATTATCTTTTTCCACGTAATGGTCAATATTGGCATGACCATTGGCCTGATGCCGGTGATCGGTATTCCGCTGCCGTTTTTCAGTTATGGCGGGTCGTCGCTCTGGTCCTTTTCAATTTTGCTGTTTATTTTCCTGAAGCTCGATTCGCGCCGGACAGCCTCCATGCGGAGGTAA
- a CDS encoding outer membrane beta-barrel protein, with product MKTTLSLSFLLLLTLSAFGQVLMRGMVSGRVGTVAGKPLEFSTLMLLKAKDSTLVKGAISDADGKYAFENVGAGTYLVAAQQMGYRKTYSAPFTLDETHPAFELPALVMTDESKSLTEVNVVARKPFIEQQVDRTVVNVENSIVASGNTALEVLEKAPGVTIDRQNDQIQLKGKAGVIVYIDGKQTYLSQQEVSNLLKNTPSDNIASIEIITNPGSKYDAAGNSGIINIKMKKNKNFGTNGSVNFTGGYGWVRDLNGVLLNRPKVGTTLNLNHREGKINLFGNYSYYNRLSNNSNEIYRAIPYDGRTTYFDQYSFRPSQFAGHSYKAGMDYFINQKSTIGVLVNGFSNDWRSAGVNNTFIRDENRQLINKPKTQTEAREFLSNLTGNLNYKYDFDGKGRELTMDADYVHYDGKNHNNLSTVYYDANSTVTRPSQDVRNNMPSMINILAFKTDYVHPMKNGSKVEAGLKSSFVKADNNTVYDTLQQENRQWLFDASRSNQFKYDENINAAYLNYAGKLGKKTKLQMGLRAEHTHSIGMSVTLNQRVERNYLNLFPTVFLSRQLDTNNVLNLSYSRRIDRPDYQNLNPFVFYLDPYTYQKGNPFLRPQYTNSVELTHVYKNAVTTTLGFSRTSDFINQETPRQIAAQNITYVTPENLGDLDNVNLNISFPIPVAKWWRMQNNINTYYTHYQTFYSGTPYEVKLVAFNLYSSHTFTLNKTLTAEVSGWYNSASQYGFYRAQPMGAFSLGLQKKLMDGKANLKLNVNDPFWLNQFNGRAVVQDINFRVKSRWESRRAMLTFTYRFGNQNIKGARERKSATSAEQGRVKGGN from the coding sequence ATGAAAACGACCTTATCCCTTTCTTTTTTACTCCTGTTGACACTTTCTGCTTTTGGGCAGGTGCTGATGCGCGGTATGGTAAGCGGTCGGGTAGGCACGGTGGCCGGAAAACCACTGGAATTCTCAACCCTGATGCTGCTGAAAGCGAAGGACTCGACACTGGTAAAAGGAGCCATTAGTGATGCAGACGGTAAATATGCATTTGAAAATGTAGGGGCTGGAACCTATCTGGTAGCCGCTCAGCAAATGGGATACCGCAAAACGTATAGCGCACCGTTCACGCTGGATGAAACGCATCCTGCCTTTGAATTACCTGCACTAGTTATGACTGATGAGTCTAAAAGCCTGACCGAAGTCAACGTCGTTGCCCGGAAACCGTTCATCGAGCAGCAGGTTGACCGCACAGTCGTCAACGTTGAAAATAGCATTGTAGCCAGCGGGAATACGGCGCTGGAGGTTCTGGAAAAAGCGCCCGGCGTAACAATCGACCGGCAGAACGACCAGATTCAGCTGAAAGGCAAGGCGGGCGTGATTGTGTATATCGACGGTAAGCAAACGTATCTCTCGCAGCAGGAAGTGTCGAACCTGCTCAAGAATACGCCCAGCGACAACATCGCTTCGATCGAGATCATCACGAATCCTGGCTCCAAATACGATGCAGCCGGCAACTCGGGGATCATCAACATCAAGATGAAGAAAAACAAAAATTTCGGCACCAACGGGTCGGTGAACTTTACAGGCGGCTACGGCTGGGTACGCGATCTGAACGGCGTTTTGCTGAATCGGCCTAAAGTAGGAACCACCCTGAACCTGAATCACCGCGAAGGTAAAATCAACCTGTTTGGCAATTACAGCTACTATAATCGACTGAGTAACAACAGCAACGAAATTTACCGGGCCATCCCCTATGATGGTCGCACGACCTATTTCGATCAGTACTCGTTTCGGCCGAGCCAGTTTGCGGGTCATTCCTACAAGGCCGGTATGGATTACTTCATCAATCAGAAAAGTACGATTGGTGTGCTGGTCAATGGTTTCTCGAACGACTGGCGGTCGGCTGGCGTGAACAACACCTTCATTCGGGACGAAAACCGGCAGTTGATAAACAAACCAAAGACCCAGACTGAAGCCCGCGAGTTTTTGTCAAACCTGACCGGTAACCTGAACTACAAATATGATTTTGATGGCAAAGGCCGGGAACTGACGATGGATGCCGACTATGTGCATTACGACGGGAAGAACCACAATAACCTGAGCACAGTCTACTACGATGCCAACAGTACTGTCACCCGGCCTAGCCAGGATGTGCGGAACAACATGCCTTCAATGATTAACATTCTGGCGTTCAAGACCGACTATGTACATCCTATGAAGAACGGCAGCAAAGTAGAAGCGGGCCTGAAAAGCAGCTTCGTCAAGGCCGACAACAATACGGTCTACGATACGCTGCAGCAGGAGAATCGGCAGTGGCTGTTCGATGCCAGCCGGTCGAACCAGTTCAAATACGATGAAAACATAAACGCAGCCTATCTGAACTACGCCGGAAAACTGGGTAAGAAAACCAAGCTGCAGATGGGACTTCGGGCAGAGCATACGCATTCAATCGGCATGTCGGTTACGCTCAATCAGCGCGTTGAACGGAACTACCTGAATCTGTTCCCGACGGTCTTCCTGTCGCGGCAACTGGATACGAACAACGTGCTGAATCTGTCCTACAGCCGCCGGATCGACCGCCCGGACTATCAGAATCTAAACCCGTTTGTGTTCTATCTTGATCCATACACCTACCAGAAAGGGAACCCCTTCCTGCGGCCTCAGTACACAAATTCAGTCGAACTGACGCACGTGTACAAGAACGCCGTTACAACGACCTTAGGCTTTAGCCGTACATCGGATTTCATTAACCAGGAAACGCCCCGACAGATTGCCGCCCAGAACATTACGTACGTAACGCCCGAAAACCTGGGCGATCTGGATAACGTAAATTTAAACATCAGCTTCCCGATCCCGGTTGCTAAATGGTGGCGGATGCAGAATAACATTAACACCTATTACACCCATTATCAGACGTTCTACTCGGGAACGCCTTACGAAGTGAAGCTGGTGGCGTTCAATCTGTATTCATCGCATACGTTTACGCTCAACAAAACGCTCACGGCCGAAGTGTCGGGTTGGTATAATTCAGCATCGCAGTATGGGTTCTACCGGGCTCAGCCAATGGGGGCCTTCAGCCTAGGCTTACAGAAGAAGTTGATGGATGGCAAAGCTAATCTGAAGCTGAACGTAAACGACCCTTTCTGGCTGAATCAGTTTAACGGACGGGCTGTCGTACAGGATATTAACTTCCGGGTAAAATCGCGCTGGGAGAGCCGCCGGGCCATGCTCACGTTCACCTATCGCTTTGGTAACCAGAATATAAAAGGTGCCCGCGAACGTAAGTCAGCCACCTCTGCCGAACAGGGCCGTGTGAAAGGAGGAAACTGA
- a CDS encoding outer membrane beta-barrel protein, with the protein MKPINHFLTTALIMASTASFAQTTVIIKTDSTVTTTVKHEKYARRATSDFGIYLGFNNLSTGYELRPVGSRFLALAWHKRIPLSVNGPTKLRLIVGPEIAWNNFMFEGNNTLVERNNQLILEAANTELDKSKLVTTQLNLPMMLNLTFRSGLVIGAGAYAGIRLDSYTKVKSEGAKAVRTHGSFNLNPVRWGLTTEIGFRGSAKLFGRYEPKSLFRAGEWPDARVWSVGLKL; encoded by the coding sequence ATGAAACCAATCAACCATTTCCTCACCACGGCGCTGATTATGGCTTCGACTGCTTCGTTTGCTCAAACGACCGTAATCATCAAAACCGACTCGACGGTCACCACAACCGTCAAGCACGAAAAATATGCCCGTCGGGCCACCAGCGATTTCGGCATCTACCTGGGTTTCAATAACCTCAGCACGGGCTATGAGCTTCGGCCGGTTGGCTCTCGTTTCCTGGCGCTGGCCTGGCATAAGCGAATTCCGCTCAGCGTAAATGGGCCTACCAAGCTTCGGCTGATCGTCGGTCCTGAAATAGCCTGGAACAACTTTATGTTTGAGGGCAACAATACGCTGGTCGAACGTAACAATCAGCTCATTCTGGAAGCAGCTAACACAGAACTGGATAAGTCTAAGCTTGTGACGACCCAACTGAATTTGCCGATGATGCTGAATCTGACGTTCCGGTCGGGGCTGGTGATTGGTGCAGGCGCTTACGCGGGTATTCGCCTGGATAGCTATACTAAAGTAAAATCCGAAGGAGCAAAAGCCGTTCGAACCCATGGTTCGTTCAATCTGAACCCGGTACGCTGGGGCCTGACAACAGAAATTGGCTTCCGGGGCAGTGCCAAACTGTTCGGTCGGTATGAACCCAAAAGCCTGTTCCGTGCTGGTGAATGGCCTGATGCGCGCGTTTGGTCGGTGGGTCTGAAACTCTAA